A stretch of Henckelia pumila isolate YLH828 chromosome 4, ASM3356847v2, whole genome shotgun sequence DNA encodes these proteins:
- the LOC140862758 gene encoding uncharacterized protein, which produces MLDAAAGGNLLQKSSEDGYELIEEMASSSYHPLFERSAARKSNGIHQVDAFTSVAAQLEVMNKRIEELTLKKAKLDSQFGKFLEVFKKLNINIPFADALMQMPSYAKFLKEILSNKRKLEEHAIISLTENFSELVQNKIPLKQKDPGSFSIPCVINDIQFHKALCDLGASINLMSYSVFRKLSLGEPKSTRMSLQLADRSIKYPRGIIEDVLVKVDKFIFPVDFVVLDMEEDLDMPLILGRPFLATGKALIDVQKGELLLRVGEEKISFDVFNALKFSQNNEECFQLDVVDSLLFDYVQDTFQEPLEAALISEQVDVLSDGIEEMTAYLNDNQSWRRGGKFRLEDLGDRKDLVLQKPSLEEPPTVELKPLPVHLPF; this is translated from the exons atgttagatgcagctgcaGGTGGAAATTTACTGCAAAAATCGTCAGAGGATGGTTATGAATTAATTGAGGAAATGGCATCTAGTAGCTATCACCCTTTATTTGAAAGGAGTGCAGCCCGGAAATCTAATGGGATTCATCAGGTTGATGCATTCACATCAGTGGCCGCTCAACTTGAAGTCATGAACAAGAGAATTGAGGAACTGA CCCTGAAGAAGGCAAAACTAGATTCTCAGTTTGGAAAATTCCTAGAAGTattcaagaaattgaatatTAATATTCCCTTTGCCGATGCACTAATGCAAATGCCAAGTTATGCAAAGTTCTTGAAAGAGATCCTCTCCAACAAGAGGAAACTGGAGGAGCATGCAATAATTAGTCTGACTGAGAATTTCTCAGAACTGGTGCAAAATAAAATCCCATTAAAGcaaaaagatccagggagtttctctatcccttgTGTGATTAATGATATTCAATTTCATAAAGCTTTATGTGATTTGGGTGCTAGTATAAATCTAATGTCTTACTCTGTGTTCAGGAAATTGAGCTTGGGAGAACCAAAGTCCACCAGAATGTCGTTACAACTGGCAGACAGGTCCATCAAATATCCACGGGGGATAATCGAGGACGTGCTTGTAAAAGTggacaaattcatcttccccgTGGACTTCGTGGTGttagatatggaagaggatttgGACATGCCACTCATATTGGGTAGACCCTTCCTGGCGACAGGAAAGGCATTAATAGATGTCCAGAAGGGGGAGTTGCTGTTAAGAGTGGGAGAAGAGAAAATTTCGTTTGACGTTTTTaatgctttaaaattttctcagaaTAATGAAGAATGTTTTCAACTGGATGTAGTGGACTCactgttatttgattatgtgcAGGATACTTTTCAGGAACCATTAGAAGCTGCACTTATCTCTGAGCAAGTGGACGTTCTCAGTGATGGAATTGAAGAGATGACCGCATATTTGAATGACAACCAGTCATGGAGAAGAGGTGGAAAGTTTAGACTTGAAGACCTTGGTGATCGGAAAGATTTAGTTCTCCAGAAACCAAGCCTTGAGGAACCACCTACTGTGGAATTGAAACCATTACCTGTCCATCTTCCTTTTTGA